One Oryzomonas sagensis genomic region harbors:
- the rnr gene encoding ribonuclease R: MTVSKKQILALLKEYGGAVLFSTLLRDFGGRHLKRELKNLLEEMADNGEVTRLRGNSYVLPGQVKTVRGRISVHRDGYGFVAPEEGGEDIFIPAKFMKNALHGDLVEATANQSRMGGSKLDGRIVNVVERATTRIVGRFEESRRGAVVISDDQRLNLAVVIPPKGRGRAEDGQQVVAELTAYPIGGRPAEGRIVEILGWPDDPEVEVQSVIRRFDLPHEFGPDVLAEADAVPEAVSKGELKGRVDLRGMTTVTIDGETARDFDDAVALRREGGNFRLWVSIADVSAYVTPGSPLDREAYLRGTSVYFPDRCIPMLPERLSNGICSLNPQVERLTMTAEMLFDATGRMVESAFYPSVIKSTARLTYTIVKQIIVDNDPEVTDKHRPLAPMLGEMKELALILMAMRKKRGSIDFDLPEPEIIIGLTGRTEGIVRAERNLAHQLIEEFMLAANEAVAAFVTSRELPFLYRIHENPDPAKLHDFQEFIYGFGYEFALVEDRVNPAELQRLLAQAEGRPEERMLNYALLRCMKQARYAAENLGHFGLASPCYCHFTSPIRRYPDLVVHRILKAILALDEKKEDKRRGKQLAIATEHLGETAEHTSKRERVAMEAERDVVEMKKVQYMQQHLGEEFDGYITGVTGFGFFVELEELFVEGLVHISTLDDDLYTFQEKQHSLVGNRLRRVFRIGDKARVTVAAVTPATRRIEFTLAAHTPSAPPKVTAGAGPAEEYPRIPIKGKRVSGPKRGVGAEPKGAAPGTGTGKGKGRSGRKRR, encoded by the coding sequence ATGACGGTTTCAAAAAAACAAATTCTGGCGCTCCTCAAGGAATACGGGGGGGCGGTCCTTTTCTCGACCCTGCTGCGCGACTTCGGCGGCCGCCACCTGAAGCGCGAACTGAAGAACCTGCTGGAGGAGATGGCGGATAACGGCGAGGTGACCCGCCTGCGGGGCAACAGCTACGTCCTGCCGGGCCAGGTTAAAACCGTGCGCGGCCGGATTTCGGTCCACCGCGACGGCTACGGCTTCGTTGCGCCCGAGGAGGGCGGCGAGGATATCTTCATCCCGGCCAAGTTCATGAAAAATGCCCTGCACGGCGACCTGGTGGAGGCAACCGCCAATCAGAGCCGCATGGGCGGCAGCAAGCTGGACGGGCGGATCGTGAACGTGGTGGAACGGGCCACCACCCGGATCGTGGGACGTTTCGAGGAGAGCCGCCGCGGCGCGGTGGTCATCTCCGACGACCAGCGCCTCAACCTGGCGGTCGTCATCCCCCCCAAGGGGCGCGGCAGGGCCGAGGACGGCCAGCAGGTGGTGGCCGAACTGACCGCCTACCCGATCGGCGGCCGGCCGGCCGAGGGGCGCATCGTGGAGATCCTGGGATGGCCCGACGACCCGGAGGTGGAGGTCCAGTCGGTCATCCGCCGCTTCGACCTGCCCCATGAGTTCGGCCCGGACGTGCTGGCCGAGGCCGACGCCGTACCCGAGGCGGTGAGCAAAGGGGAGTTGAAGGGGCGCGTGGACCTGCGGGGCATGACCACCGTCACCATCGACGGCGAGACGGCCCGGGACTTCGACGACGCCGTCGCCCTGCGCCGTGAGGGGGGCAATTTCCGGTTGTGGGTCTCCATCGCCGACGTCTCCGCCTATGTGACGCCCGGCAGCCCCCTGGACCGGGAGGCCTACCTGCGCGGCACCTCGGTCTACTTCCCGGACCGCTGCATCCCCATGCTGCCCGAACGGCTCTCCAACGGCATCTGCTCCCTCAACCCCCAGGTGGAGCGCCTGACCATGACGGCCGAGATGCTCTTCGACGCCACCGGCCGCATGGTGGAGAGCGCCTTCTACCCCAGCGTCATCAAGAGCACCGCCCGCCTGACCTACACCATCGTCAAACAGATCATCGTGGACAACGACCCGGAGGTGACGGACAAGCATCGCCCCCTGGCCCCCATGCTGGGCGAGATGAAGGAGTTGGCCCTGATCCTGATGGCCATGCGCAAGAAGCGAGGGAGCATCGACTTCGACCTGCCCGAGCCGGAGATCATCATCGGCCTGACCGGCAGGACCGAGGGGATCGTCCGGGCCGAACGCAACCTGGCCCACCAGTTGATCGAGGAGTTCATGCTGGCGGCCAACGAGGCGGTGGCCGCCTTCGTCACCTCCCGGGAGCTCCCGTTCCTCTACCGCATCCACGAGAACCCGGACCCGGCCAAGCTCCACGACTTCCAGGAGTTCATCTACGGGTTCGGCTACGAGTTCGCCCTGGTGGAGGACCGGGTCAACCCCGCCGAGTTGCAGCGCCTTTTGGCCCAGGCCGAGGGGCGGCCCGAGGAGCGCATGCTCAACTACGCCCTGCTGCGCTGCATGAAGCAGGCCCGCTACGCCGCCGAGAACCTGGGGCATTTCGGCCTGGCCTCCCCCTGCTACTGCCACTTCACCTCCCCCATCCGGCGCTACCCCGACCTGGTGGTGCACCGCATCCTCAAGGCGATCCTGGCCCTGGACGAGAAGAAAGAGGACAAGCGCCGCGGCAAACAGCTCGCCATCGCCACCGAACACCTGGGCGAGACGGCCGAGCATACCAGCAAGCGGGAACGGGTGGCCATGGAGGCCGAGCGGGACGTGGTGGAGATGAAGAAGGTCCAGTACATGCAACAGCATCTGGGCGAGGAGTTCGACGGCTATATCACCGGGGTGACCGGCTTCGGCTTTTTCGTGGAGTTGGAGGAGTTGTTCGTGGAGGGGCTGGTGCACATCTCCACCCTGGACGACGACCTGTACACCTTTCAGGAGAAGCAGCACTCCCTGGTGGGCAACCGGCTGCGGCGCGTCTTCCGCATCGGCGACAAGGCGCGGGTCACGGTGGCGGCGGTCACCCCGGCCACCCGGCGCATCGAGTTCACCCTGGCGGCCCACACCCCCTCCGCGCCGCCCAAGGTCACGGCCGGCGCCGGGCCGGCCGAGGAGTACCCGCGGATACCGATCAAAGGCAAACGGGTGAGCGGCCCCAAACGGGGCGTCGGCGCAGAACCCAAGGGGGCTGCGCCCGGCACGGGCACGGGCAAGGGAAAAGGCCGGAGCGGCAGGAAACGGCGCTGA
- a CDS encoding YebC/PmpR family DNA-binding transcriptional regulator yields the protein MSGHNKWSTIKHKKGAADAKRGKVFTKLIKEISVAAKLGGGDPNGNPRLRTAVDKAKAENMPKDNIDRAIKKGTGGMEGVTYEEIVYEGYGPGGAAVLVEVLTDNRNRSVSDIRSIFTKNNGNMGEAGCVAWMFSKKGLIVYDNSVDFEQLFEAAIEAGADDVAEQDDQIEVMTEPGSFIEVREALAAKGFKMVSAEITMIPQTQVELEGRHAETMLKLMDKLEDNDDVQNVYANFDISAEEMEKLDM from the coding sequence ATGTCAGGTCATAATAAATGGAGCACCATCAAGCACAAAAAGGGCGCAGCGGATGCCAAAAGGGGCAAGGTATTCACCAAGCTGATCAAGGAGATCTCCGTTGCCGCCAAACTGGGGGGCGGCGACCCCAACGGTAACCCGCGCCTGCGGACCGCGGTCGATAAGGCCAAGGCCGAGAATATGCCCAAGGACAACATCGACCGGGCCATCAAGAAGGGTACCGGCGGGATGGAAGGGGTTACCTACGAAGAGATCGTCTACGAGGGGTACGGCCCCGGCGGGGCGGCGGTGCTAGTGGAGGTGCTGACCGACAACCGCAACCGTTCCGTCTCCGATATCCGCAGCATCTTCACCAAGAACAACGGGAACATGGGCGAGGCGGGCTGCGTTGCCTGGATGTTCAGCAAAAAAGGGCTGATCGTCTATGACAATTCGGTGGATTTCGAGCAGTTGTTCGAGGCCGCCATCGAGGCGGGCGCGGACGACGTGGCCGAGCAGGACGACCAGATCGAGGTCATGACCGAGCCGGGCTCGTTCATCGAGGTCAGGGAGGCCCTGGCGGCCAAGGGCTTCAAGATGGTCAGCGCCGAGATCACCATGATCCCCCAGACCCAGGTGGAGTTGGAGGGGAGGCACGCCGAAACCATGCTCAAGCTGATGGACAAGCTGGAGGACAACGACGACGTGCAGAACGTGTACGCCAACTTCGACATCTCGGCGGAAGAGATGGAAAAGCTGGATATGTAG
- the msrA gene encoding peptide-methionine (S)-S-oxide reductase MsrA yields the protein MEKATFAAGCFWGVEDAFMGAPGVVATRVGYTGGRTENPTYGDVCSHATGHAEAVEITFDPQLTTYDRLLDLFWECHDPTQVNRQGPDVGDQYRSAIFYHSEEQRQAAEAALERLDLSGRLRRRIVTEIVPATTFWEAEAYHQKYHQKQGGGCGF from the coding sequence ATGGAGAAAGCAACCTTTGCCGCCGGCTGTTTCTGGGGCGTGGAAGACGCCTTCATGGGTGCGCCCGGCGTCGTGGCCACCAGGGTCGGCTATACGGGCGGCCGCACCGAAAACCCTACCTATGGCGATGTGTGCAGCCATGCCACCGGCCATGCCGAGGCGGTGGAGATCACCTTCGATCCCCAATTGACAACCTACGACCGGCTCCTGGACCTGTTCTGGGAGTGCCACGACCCGACCCAGGTGAACCGCCAGGGGCCGGACGTGGGCGATCAGTACCGCTCGGCCATCTTCTACCATTCCGAGGAACAGCGCCAGGCCGCCGAGGCTGCCTTGGAGCGCCTCGACCTTTCGGGCAGGCTGCGCCGCAGGATCGTGACCGAGATCGTCCCCGCCACCACCTTCTGGGAAGCGGAGGCGTACCACCAGAAGTACCATCAGAAGCAGGGGGGCGGCTGCGGGTTCTGA
- a CDS encoding NADPH:quinone reductase, with amino-acid sequence MKAIRVAQFGPPEVLALHEVADLEPGPGQVVVTVKAAGVNPVDTYIRSGLYQHAAAPPYTPGIDAAGVIAAVGPEVKHRRVGDRVYVAWSVSGTYGEQVLCTEFQTHPLPEGITFGQGAAIGVPYGAAYRALFQRAHACAGETVLVHGASGGVGLGAVQLARAAGLRVIGTAGTEQGRALVQAQGAHQVLNHHEPGYLDKLADLTCGKGVDVILEMLANVNLAKDLTALATGGRVAVIGSRGRIEIDPRDAMGREASILGVTLYNATPQDLASMHAAFVAGLENGTLRPVVSRELPLAEAAAAHHAVMEASTLGKIVLIP; translated from the coding sequence ATGAAAGCGATACGCGTTGCTCAATTCGGGCCTCCCGAGGTCCTGGCGCTGCACGAGGTGGCCGACCTGGAGCCGGGGCCGGGTCAGGTGGTGGTGACGGTCAAGGCTGCCGGGGTCAACCCGGTGGATACCTATATCCGTTCCGGCCTGTACCAACACGCCGCGGCACCCCCCTATACGCCGGGGATCGACGCCGCCGGGGTGATCGCGGCGGTGGGGCCGGAGGTGAAGCATCGCCGGGTGGGGGACCGGGTGTACGTGGCTTGGTCCGTCTCCGGCACCTACGGGGAGCAGGTGCTCTGCACCGAGTTCCAGACCCACCCCCTGCCCGAGGGGATCACCTTCGGCCAGGGGGCTGCCATCGGGGTCCCCTACGGCGCGGCCTATCGCGCCCTGTTCCAGCGGGCCCACGCCTGTGCCGGCGAAACGGTGCTGGTGCACGGCGCCAGCGGCGGGGTGGGGCTCGGCGCGGTGCAGCTCGCCCGGGCCGCCGGGTTGCGCGTGATCGGCACAGCCGGCACCGAGCAGGGGCGGGCGCTGGTGCAGGCCCAGGGAGCCCACCAGGTGCTAAATCACCACGAGCCGGGCTATCTGGACAAACTGGCCGACCTGACCTGCGGTAAAGGTGTGGATGTGATCCTGGAGATGCTGGCCAACGTGAACCTGGCCAAGGACCTGACGGCGCTGGCCACGGGCGGCCGGGTCGCGGTGATCGGCAGCCGGGGCCGGATCGAGATCGACCCGCGGGACGCCATGGGGCGGGAGGCCTCGATTCTGGGCGTCACCCTGTATAACGCCACGCCCCAGGACCTGGCCTCCATGCATGCAGCATTCGTGGCCGGCCTGGAAAACGGCACCCTGCGGCCGGTGGTGAGCAGGGAACTCCCCCTGGCCGAGGCGGCGGCGGCCCATCATGCCGTCATGGAGGCCAGCACCTTGGGCAAGATCGTGCTGATCCCCTGA